ATCGCGAAACGAACAAGTGGCTCTACTATCCGCGTTACGATTACAGGCATCAATTAACTTTTAGCGCAAATTATAATTTAGGCAACGATTGGAATATAAGTGGTGTGTGGGTTTTAAGTTCGGGTCAACCGTTTACGCAGATTGAAGGATTTTATGATAAACTTTATTTCGATGATTTATATTCCCAATGGTTTTTATACGAATCTTATCAACCGTATAAAATTCTGGCAGATAAAAATCTGGGCAGGCTGCCATATTATCACAGGCTCGATTTAAGTTTATCCAAGAAGTTCAGATTGTTTTTTACAAACTTTTCTTTCAGTGCAAGTGTTATAAACGTTTATGACAGAAAAAATATTTTCTATTTTGAAAGAGATACCGGAAAAAGAGTTAATATGCTTCCATTTTTACCAACAGCTTCTATAAGGGTGGATTTATGAAAGTAGAAGATATAAAAAGGGAAAGGGGACAAGGGACGAGGGAAATGGGACAAGGGTCGAGAGACAGGGGACAAGGGACGAGAGAAAGGGGACAAGGGACGAGGGAAATGGGACAAGGGTCGAGAGACAGGGGACAAGTGACGAGGGAAATGGGACAAGGGACGAGGGAAATGGGATTGAGGAATGCGGAAATGGAAGATCATTCACTGTTATCGCCCTATAAAAAAATAAAATCATTAAGTAAAAAATATTTATTTCATAAACAATCAATAATCAAGCATCAACCATTTTATATATTAATTTTAGTTCTATCTCTTTGTTCACTCTTTTTGTCTTCCTGCGAAGAGAATGTGAATCCAAAAGCACCTTTTAGGGATAGATATATTTTAAACTTCATTGTACGCGGAGATACTTCCTATCAAATTGCTGTGTTAACACATAGCTATACTGTCAACGGAGTTGATCCTTATGAGAATGAAATTGATCCGGCTATTAAAGATGCTGATATAAAAATCTGGTATGATTCAGATGTTTATACAATGAGGGATACAACAATCGCACGGAATGATACATCACGCTATAAAAGTCCGGTCTATTATTATTATTTAAAAAACTTTAAACCCGGTGATGATAAATATGTTGAAGTTAAGGCTGAATTGACTAACGGAAGAAGTTTATCATCATTAACAAAAATTCCAGCAAAGATAAGTATTGATTCGGTAGACAGAATGATTCCTTCAGCAGACAAACCGAATTACACTTTTGCCTGGAAAAGTACAGGTACTGGAATTTATTATTTATCAAGATTCAGATTTACTTATACAATCAGGGAAGGTTCAACAATTACATGGTACAATAAAGAAGTTCCTATTACTTATAATAGAATTGGAGATCAGGATCTTCCTGTCTTTCCATCAATTACAAAAAATTCAGCTATAACTTTTGAAAATTCAGCGCTCGATTCTGCCATGAAAGAAATTTCCAAGGGTGAAACTGATAAAAGTAAATTTGAATTAAAGAAGGCAGAATATGAATTGTTAGTTTTTGATAAGCCGCTTTCAAATTATTATTCATCAATACATGGTTACCTGGATGATTTTTCTGTACGGATTGATGAAAGTGATTATTCAAATGTTACTGGCGGATTTGGCATTTTTGCCTCATATTTAAAACAGATCATCAATGTTACATTTAAGGAAAAATATGTTAAATCATTTGGTTACAGGTATGGATTTGATTAAAAATATAATGCCGATTTAATTTTATTAAACGGTGTAACAGAATTTAAAATTGTCTATCGCAAAAAAAATATGAAAAAAAGTCTTTACTTTCTATCTCTATTCATTTCAGCAATTATTGCTGTCTCCTGTAATAAAGAAGTGTCTGTTAGTCCAGAGGATCCTATTATACATACCGGTTATTTATTTGTAGAATCCAATCCCACTAAAGCTGCAATATATCTTAATGGAAAAAATACTGGTAAATTTACGTCTGACAGCATTCGTTGGTTAGAATCTGGAGATTACAGGATTACCCTTCGCTTAAAAGGCTGGCGCGATTCTGTATTCAAAGTATCAGTTAATGAAAAAATTAAAACTAATCTTGCCATTGACTTTACAACAAATCCTTTAATGTGC
The window above is part of the Ignavibacteriales bacterium genome. Proteins encoded here:
- a CDS encoding DUF4249 family protein; translated protein: MKVEDIKRERGQGTREMGQGSRDRGQGTRERGQGTREMGQGSRDRGQVTREMGQGTREMGLRNAEMEDHSLLSPYKKIKSLSKKYLFHKQSIIKHQPFYILILVLSLCSLFLSSCEENVNPKAPFRDRYILNFIVRGDTSYQIAVLTHSYTVNGVDPYENEIDPAIKDADIKIWYDSDVYTMRDTTIARNDTSRYKSPVYYYYLKNFKPGDDKYVEVKAELTNGRSLSSLTKIPAKISIDSVDRMIPSADKPNYTFAWKSTGTGIYYLSRFRFTYTIREGSTITWYNKEVPITYNRIGDQDLPVFPSITKNSAITFENSALDSAMKEISKGETDKSKFELKKAEYELLVFDKPLSNYYSSIHGYLDDFSVRIDESDYSNVTGGFGIFASYLKQIINVTFKEKYVKSFGYRYGFD